The sequence below is a genomic window from Halosolutus gelatinilyticus.
ACTCGTTCGCGGCGATCGCTGACCTCGTCGAGGGCGATCGCGCGACCTCGCTGCGGACCGACCTCTCGGCCAGGGAGGTCCCCGAGGAGTGGCGCATCCTCCACGTCGGAATCACCCGCGCTCGGGAGCGGCTGTTCCTGTTCGGCCGCAACCCGGCGGATCCCGACGTCCCCGCGGCCCAACTGGATGGCTACCTCCCCGACGAGATCGAGTGGAGCGTCCGCGGGCCCCACATGGACGTCTGGGAGCGGATCACCGACGCCTACGAGACGCTCGACGATCGGTTCACGACCGATCTCACCGATCCGATCGACGCCGGGCTGGACCGCGACTCCGTCTCGCTGCAGTACTTCCAAGATCCGATCTCGCTGGACGCGGCGATCGACGAGGCGCTGGACCTGGCGAGCCAGCTTCGGGCGGGGACGCTCTCCGGAACCGATCCCGAGGCGATCGGCGTCCGGACCGACCCGACGCGAGACCTCGAGCGGCGGCTCGAACGGCGCCACAGCCACAGTTCGATCGAGACCGTGACGGGCTGCGAGCGGCGCCACGTCCTCGATCACGTTCTCTACGCGTTCGAGGATCCGCTCGCCTACAGCGTGCCCGACTCGCCCGACGCGACCGGGCCGACGCCGACCGCGGTCGGGACGCTCTTCCACGCCGTCGCGGAGGAGGCGTTTTGGCGCAGCTACGAGAGCCGGGACCAGTGGGCCGCCGCCTGCGAGCGGCTCGGTCGCGCGCACGGAACGACGGACGCGATCGACGAGGCGAAGCGGTGCGTCGACCGGTACTTCGAGACCGCCGCCGCCGACTGGGAGTCGGTCGGGGCGGAGATCCCGTTCGAACTCGACCCGAACGAGTCGGGCGTCTCCGGGACGATCGTCGGCGAGATCGACGCGATCGCGCGCGATCTCGACGGCACCGTCGTCGTCCTCGACTACAAAACCGGGAGCCGGCGGATGGCCCCGGAGGAGAGTTCGCAGCTCCTGCTGTACCTGCTCGCCGCCCGGCGGACGCTCTCGGTGCCGATCGAGGCGGCCGGGTACGTGTACGTCGGCGAGGCCGGCCCCGACGTGCAGCTAGCCGACGCCGAGCAGTTGCTCGACGCGCGTCCCGCGCTGGACCGCGCCCTTCGGACCGCGGACGAGAGTCAGTTCGGGGACGATAGCGACGGGAGACACTGTTACGACTGTCCGCACAAGTCACTCGGCTGCGCCTCCGACGAGTTCTACGGGCGCGAGTGATCGCTTCGCGACGCCGGGGGCGCCGGGGGCACTGGCGATCGCGGCTCCCGCTCTCGCGTCTGCCGCTACTACTTCCGCGTCCGCCACTCCTCGCGCAACAGGCCGTACCAGTACAGGTCGTGGTAGTCGCCGCGGAACCACGTCGCCTGCTGGAGCGTCCCCTTGCGCTCGAACCCCAGCGATTCCAGCAGCCCTGTGGAGGCCTCGTTGAAGCTCCCGCAGTGGGCGCTCACCCGACGGAGGTTCACGACGGGGCGATTGCCTCGGAGTACGATCGGATCGCCGGGTCACGCCGTCGATCGCTTCTCTGTCGGGGATGGGGCGACGCTTCGTCGAACTCAGTCCTCGATGGTGAGTTTCGACCCGACAGTTTTACTCTCCCGATCACCACCCCTCACATCGCTGTTCCGAAGGTCGCTCAGTGAACGTCCCTCGAACCCCGGATGGCACCAGAATTTGTATCCGTTTAGCGCGTCGTCCCGGTCCCGTCCAACGAGTTCGTGCAGGAGTTCCTTCGTTAGACCGGTGAACGAGTACACGTTCTCGTCGTGGTCCCACCGGGCGTTGTCGCTTCGACCGGTATCACCCGTGACGGTGGCCCACCAGAAGTCATCGTCCTCCGACCACTCGAGATCTGCTCCTTCCGGCACACGTTCGGGATCGAAATACACCTTCTCGCCGGGTTTCAGCACCTCGCGCTCGAGCAGAACGTTGATGGCCGCAGGTCGGCGCGACGTCTTCCGTTGTTTTTCTTGTTTCTCCCGGCGCTTCGTCATGTATTCCTCGGCCTCGGCAACCGGAATGACCTGCTGGCTGTTGAGGAGAACTCGACCCTGGTGTTCGTAGGCTTCGATCCTCGTACAGGTGATGTCCATTCCGTACTCCTCGATTAGCCACATCACGGGAGCCGTGATTTCAGTCCCGAACCGACCCGCCGCCAGTAAGAGACGAGGCTTCTGATCGAGTTCGAACTCGGCCCACCCATCACTCGTCAGAACGATCTTTTCCTCCCCTCCCTCGAGAAAATCGACGAAGGTCTGTCCGACTTCTTCGGGCGTCAGCTCCTCTTCGTTCCGTTCGCTCCAGAACTCGCGGTAGTCCTTTTGGATGTTTTCGGCGGTCAGCGTCGCGCAGTAGCTTGCGTACTTGATGGCCTGAAGGTCCGTGGTTCGGTCAGCTCTATCGCGTTTGAGCTCGATGACGACCAGCGTTCCCGTCCGGTCGAGGGCGAGAATATCGAGCCGATCCAGCGTGTCTTCGAAGTTGGCGTACTCGGACGTGATAACCAGCAGGTCGTCGCCCAGGATTCGAGGTTGCTCGATCGCCCATTCTTGGAGATCCTGGCGCTCCAGTATCCCCAACTCGGACAACGCCTGCTCCTCGATCCCCTCGAGAACGTCGTTTTCATCGTCGATACTGAATATCATGTGAGACAGTCATTCGTCAGGGATCAAACTTCTTTCTCTGACTACTCTGCCGGAACGCGCGTAGCAGAAGGCTACGAGACAGAACGGTCCCCTCGCCGCGTCCAGTATCCGTCTCGACGACCTCTCCAGGGAACGAGCTCACAGTTTGGCGAACAGAACAAACTGCTACAGTGGCCGACGATCCCGCGATCGACACGTTGTACTGATTAGAGGCGCGAGAGTTCGATCCGCAGTCCCTAATAGGCGGTGGCTTCTCAGCGAAGCTGCACCGTTGCAGGATTTCGCGCTGACCCTGCGGGTAACAACTGTTCTTCTCGGGGTCGGCCACGATATCAAACTCCCTCTCGCGGGTGTCGTACGGCTGAATTTCTCCCGTCTGGAGTGCCATACTTTCTCCGAGGGGAGTAGCGATCCAGCACCGATCGTCCGTGCGGTTAATCGAGGTTTCGGCAGGGGACAAGTGAAGGCCAGTTGTGCTATTGAAATCCGAGAGAAAACAGCTCCACAGTCGCGTCCCACCAGAATACTGGAACGACTCTTCACCTACGTATTCGAGGGCGATCGAGATGCGGGGGGTGTGAACCATCGCTATCTCGATTACCGTTTCTGCCGTAATGTCGAACCCGATATCAGCGAGAAGTGCGATTTTCCCCTCCTCGGCGATCGGCTCTGGGACTGCTTCCGCCGAGTCGTACGCTCGGATGTCTACGGACTCGAGCACTGCAAGTACGTCGCTACCCGAAGTCTCGTGATTGCCGTCGCCCCCATCAGTTCGAAGCGTCTCACTGCCGGGGAAACGGGGCAGATCTCGGGTCATAACGCGTATTCAACTGTACGGAGGAGGGGTAATAACATGTCCGTCGGATACTGATTGTATCAGTTTAATCGGTACGGCGAGTATGATGTCTGCGAAGCCTATCTTCGAGGGCATCCGTCCCGTAGTATGTATAGAGCAAGTATCTATTATCAGATGGATATACTGTCTATCTTCTTTTCTCAACTCTAATACCGCCGCAACTTCGACAGGAAGAAATTTCAGCTGAGCTAGTTGTTCGATACTTCTCACCACAAGACTGACAGACGTGACTTATGGGTCCGTTTCGTCGAGTTCGATCGCGTTTGGTAGTTCGCGTCTCGTCCTCTACTTCGTCTCGTCCAACTAAGTAGTAAAGAATAACGCTGAGTATCCCGCCAAGAAGCGTTGCAAGCACCCAAAGAAACGTACTCTGTGAGCTATTGACGCTCGCGTCCAGACCGATCCAAATAGCCAACACAACCCAGACAAATACTATCAGCCACTCCGGCATAATCGACTATTCAAAACTCTCATGTGAATATTCTTGGGAAATGTCGGAATAGAAACTAGCCATCTTGCACAGTTTGTACACGTAGTTACCGCGAATGCTGGTCCATGGTCCTAATCTTTGGACGTAGGAGGTGTCTGTGAACCCGTCTTTGTGGTCACAAGGGCGTCCGCATTGCGACTGTAGCAAACATCTCAAATCATATCGAATAATGACGCCTGATGGGAATTGCCGATGATAGGGAAAGTATGGAACTCCTCAAGAACCTATTTCAACCTCAGAAACATTTTTATTATTATGCGAAGACTCGAACTCGTGATTCCCGCCGAGTACAAAAACGACGTAAGTCGCGTGCTCGATGAAGAGGAAGTCGGCTACACGGCGAGTGGGCCACTCGACGGCCCGGACGAGGCTGAACTCGTCACCATCTCATTTCCCGCCCCGGTGAACGCGGTCGAACCGATCCTCGATCGGCTCTGGGACTACGGCCTCGAGGATGACGACGCCTCAGTCGTCGTCCTCCCCGCAGAGAGCATCATCTCAAATCGGGCCGATGCGCTTCGATCCCGGTATTCAAGTTCGGCCGAGTCCGGAACGCGAATCGCACGTGAAGAACTCCTTGCCCGCGCTCAAAACCTCGTCCCGGGAATGGTCGTCTATTTCGTCATGTTGATCTTAAGCGTCGTTATCGCCGTCGCTGGGCTCGTCGCAAATTCAGTCGCGGTCGTCGTCGGCTCGATGGTCGTCGCACCGTTGATGGGACCGGCACTGGCGGCAAGCGTGGGTACGGTTGTCGGCGATCGTGAATTATTCGTTCGCGGTATCAGTATGCAGATATCTGGCGTGGTCGTTTCGGTAATCGTTGCGATCGGATTCGCGAGTCTGGTTCGATATATCCACATATTCCCGGTCGACCAGATAATGACGATCGGTGAAATCTCGAGCCGGACGTCGCCGGACTTCCTCGCTCTTGTGGTGGCCATCGCCGCCGGTGCCGCGGGCGCCTACAGCCTCTCTACCGGCTCCTCGACGAGTCTCGTCGGCGTTGCCGTCGCCGCTGCGCTCGTACCGCCGCTGGGCGTCGTCGGAATCGGACTTGCGTGGGGGAGGCCGATGGTCTCCATCGGCGCGCTTATTCTGGTACTTGTTAATCTTCTCGCAATTAACCTCGTCGCTATCGCTGGCTTCTATTATCAAGGATACCGCCCACGCAACTGGTCTGAGATCGGTACCGTCAGGATTGCAGCTCGGAGACGGATCGCAGTCCTCGCGGTTTGTCTTCTCGTACTCTCGTCCTTTTTAGGAGTCGTCACGATTGGAGAACTTCGAGCGGCAACGATCAGGGAGGACGTTCGGGCCGACGTCACCGAGGTCATCGACAACCCAGCGTACGCCGACGCCAACTTAGTTGAGGTTCAGTTTATCAGTGACAATTCACTTCCGACTTCTCAGCCTGAACGCGTCGTCGTTACTGTTGGCCATCCCCCGGGGGAATCGTTTCCGGGCCTGCTCAATGACCTTCGCGACGCAGTCGACGACTCGATCGTGGTCGACCTCAACTTCGAACAGGAGGCCTGACGTGATAAGAGAGAAGCCGTGATACGAAACGAGTCGCTGACGAGGAGATGCTGCGACAGGCACTCCCCAATTGGGAGGGATCGACATGAGCCGCGATTTCGAACCGATCACGCTCCAGGAGGCGGTCGATCTCTACGTCGCGCACCGAGAACTGGAGGTGAGCGCAAAGACGCTCCAGAACCACAAGTACCGGCTCAACGCCTTCGTCGAGTGGTGTAACGAGGTAGGGGATCGACAACCTCGACGATCTCAGTGGGCGCGATCTCCATCGCTACTGCGTCCTGCGGCAGCAAGACGTGGACGTCGTCACCCTTCACGGGCAGCTGGCGACGCTCCGTGTGTTCCTCGAGTTTTGCGCGTCGATCGATGCCGTCGAACCGGGAATGCGCGAGCGCGTGAAGCTGCCCGACGTCGATCGCGACGACGAGCGCCGCGAGCAGGACGTCGACGACCTGGTGATCATTCAGCGGGAGCATCTTCGTCCTCCTCGTCGACGTCGTCCTCGAGGTCGTCGCGATCGGCGTCGACGTCCTCGAGGCGGGCCTGCTCGTTGTGCTGACGAATCCCCTCGGTCGCGATCCGAATCCCCTGCTCGACGCCGTTGAAGTTGCCGAGCAGGAACATCTGCGCGACGTTCCGGTTCATGTCCCGGTTCCAGACGACGACGTGCGAGACGAACCACGCCACCGAGACGCCGAACTGCCGGTTGATGTAGTCAGCGACGATCTCCGAGCGGGACAGGTCCGAGCCCTGCTTCCGGTACTGCTTCACCAAGAGGTCGCACTTACGACGCCACTCGTCGGCCTCGAGGTCGAGATAGTCGCGGGCGTTGTCGGCGTTCTCGAGGCGCTCTTCGCCGACGTGGTCGAACCAGAAGCCGGGGATGTCCCCGCTGATGAGCGCCTCGACGAGCGCCTTCATCTGCTCCTTGCGCTCGTCCTTCTCGGGGATCTCCTCGATGTGGTCGATTCCCATCTCGTCGTGAAGGGCGTCGACGGCTCGAAGCATCGAGATCTCTTCGCGGCGATAAGGCCGGTCAGGATGTCGCCGGCCTCTCCCTCGAGCATCTTTCCGACGAGTTGTTTCGTGAGTTGTTCCCTCGAGACGCCCGGTAGTCGGTCCATTCCCACCATGCGGAGCCCTCGCTGGTGTTCGCCGTCGCTGCTGCTTCGCTCGCCAGTGCGTCGATGACCGCCGGGTTCGTCGCGATCGCCGCGACGAGGAACATCAGCGTCGTGATGATGAGCGCCTGTCCCGGCGGGATCTCTTCGGTGACGCCCTTCGAGGAAATCCATTCGTCCATCGCGTCGCCGATCTCGAGTTGGTGGGCGAGTTCCTTGTCGACCCCCTGCGCCTCGTCGCCGCCGTACTTGGTGATGGCGGCGTTCGAGACGGCGCAGAGGCCGTTTACGTAGTGGTCGCCCATTGTCTTCCCGCCGGCGATGTCCTCGAGGGCGTCGTCGTCGCTCGCCTCCTGGTCGACGTCGTCGACGTCGTCGGTCGTCTCCTCGCTCTCCTCCTCGATCCTCTCCTTCACGGCGTCGAGGTCGATCGCGCCGCCGGAGACGTCGGGCTGCTCCTCCTCGTTCTCGTCCGGCTCGACATCGTCGACGTCGTCCGGGGTGGTTTCGTCGCTCATTCGATCATCGGCACCTCGTCACGGTCGACCGCAGGGCTTGTCTCGTCGTCCTCCTCGAGGTCAACGGGCTGCTGCTGACGGGCGCGGTAGACCCGCCAGACGACGAACAGGAGCAACAGCGCCGAGGCGATCACGAGGTACGTCGTGGGGCTCGCCGAGGGGATCAGCGACCCCCCTTCTCCCTGGTCGTCTGTCTGCTCGATCGGCTCCTCAACCTGCTCGTCCGTCGCTTCCTCGCTGGTCTCGTCCCCCTCGCCGTCCCCGCCTTCGGGGGCCTCGAGGGCGTCCGACCAGGCCCTTCGTCCCTGGCCTGCTGGTGGTCGTCGTCACCCATCGCGTTGGTGTGGCCCCTGAGCGCCTCGGGAGAGGCGAACGGGGGCTGGTCGTCGTCCCATTCGTCGTCGTGTTTCTCGCCCCCCTCTACGGGGCAGTAGTAGCCGGTCATGGCGTCACCAGTCGATTCCTTCTTCGGTCAGGCGCCGATCGCTAAGGATACTGTATGAGCCTGTGATGTAGCGAGCGAGGCGGCTATTTCTGGTCACTCGATCGTGGCCGTCGAATCCTTTGGGCGGCTCGCCCTCCTGGAGGGTCGATCGATGA
It includes:
- a CDS encoding TIGR00341 family protein — translated: MRRLELVIPAEYKNDVSRVLDEEEVGYTASGPLDGPDEAELVTISFPAPVNAVEPILDRLWDYGLEDDDASVVVLPAESIISNRADALRSRYSSSAESGTRIAREELLARAQNLVPGMVVYFVMLILSVVIAVAGLVANSVAVVVGSMVVAPLMGPALAASVGTVVGDRELFVRGISMQISGVVVSVIVAIGFASLVRYIHIFPVDQIMTIGEISSRTSPDFLALVVAIAAGAAGAYSLSTGSSTSLVGVAVAAALVPPLGVVGIGLAWGRPMVSIGALILVLVNLLAINLVAIAGFYYQGYRPRNWSEIGTVRIAARRRIAVLAVCLLVLSSFLGVVTIGELRAATIREDVRADVTEVIDNPAYADANLVEVQFISDNSLPTSQPERVVVTVGHPPGESFPGLLNDLRDAVDDSIVVDLNFEQEA
- a CDS encoding endonuclease NucS domain-containing protein, whose product is MIFSIDDENDVLEGIEEQALSELGILERQDLQEWAIEQPRILGDDLLVITSEYANFEDTLDRLDILALDRTGTLVVIELKRDRADRTTDLQAIKYASYCATLTAENIQKDYREFWSERNEEELTPEEVGQTFVDFLEGGEEKIVLTSDGWAEFELDQKPRLLLAAGRFGTEITAPVMWLIEEYGMDITCTRIEAYEHQGRVLLNSQQVIPVAEAEEYMTKRREKQEKQRKTSRRPAAINVLLEREVLKPGEKVYFDPERVPEGADLEWSEDDDFWWATVTGDTGRSDNARWDHDENVYSFTGLTKELLHELVGRDRDDALNGYKFWCHPGFEGRSLSDLRNSDVRGGDRESKTVGSKLTIED
- a CDS encoding GNAT family N-acetyltransferase, which gives rise to MNLRRVSAHCGSFNEASTGLLESLGFERKGTLQQATWFRGDYHDLYWYGLLREEWRTRK